Proteins found in one Streptomyces sp. NBC_00461 genomic segment:
- a CDS encoding serine/threonine-protein kinase encodes MHSGSPTSGVGRVIADRYLLLNRLGSGGMGRVWLAHDQRLACEVALKEIVFRDPEPAGDEREARVARARAEARYAAGLRGHPHVVTVHDVLEHEGLPWIVMEYVAGAVDLKELVETRGPLAPAECARVGLAVLDALTAGHERGVMHRDVKPANILLAPDRTGAPYGRILLTDYGISVQPDAGETRYTLASVLVGTSGYLAPERATGGSPTPAADLFSLGCTLYHGVEGRGPFERESHLAEVTAVVMEEPRPTVRAGALGPVLQALLVKDPGRRPSATEAEAALSRIVTSQAEAYARTQTDLGSQPPWATMSPGTPPSPPPPGPGPDGFGPVVVSSAPAHRRSELPRVLRAVIAACLGLVLALGGVWYATAHQKSGGDGTESSPYGTAVGLARPLKDGECVLADWPGSARFQGTPRLAPDPTCTDRAPDGQVMAFVAAASVDEARRLGPARCEQRTQEIRERLADVRSVAVVPTQAGFDTAGRRTACLVLGAHGPVYGPLGDRRKVGTAFADTANMQRRDCLRIPSNRDARLASCAGPHDEQVLGFTRLGKGVTLARARTESDASCAKDVPPSDYGFDPSVYTAGSWTSAGSWKSGTHFVVCTVRKQNGGTMEGDES; translated from the coding sequence ATGCATTCAGGATCACCGACGTCGGGAGTGGGCCGGGTCATCGCCGACCGTTATCTGCTGCTGAACCGGCTCGGCAGCGGCGGCATGGGCCGTGTGTGGCTCGCCCACGACCAGAGACTCGCCTGCGAGGTCGCGCTCAAGGAGATCGTGTTCCGGGATCCGGAGCCCGCCGGGGACGAGCGGGAGGCCCGGGTCGCCCGCGCCCGTGCGGAGGCCCGGTACGCGGCGGGGCTGCGCGGCCATCCGCACGTGGTGACGGTGCACGACGTGCTGGAGCACGAGGGGCTGCCGTGGATCGTCATGGAGTACGTGGCGGGCGCCGTCGACCTGAAGGAGCTGGTCGAGACGCGCGGGCCGCTCGCGCCCGCCGAGTGCGCCCGCGTCGGGCTCGCCGTACTGGACGCGCTGACGGCCGGGCACGAGCGCGGTGTCATGCACCGGGACGTGAAACCGGCGAACATCCTGCTCGCGCCGGACCGCACCGGGGCGCCGTACGGCCGCATCCTGCTCACCGACTACGGCATCTCGGTGCAGCCGGACGCCGGGGAGACCCGGTACACGTTGGCGTCCGTGCTGGTGGGGACGTCGGGCTATCTGGCGCCGGAGCGCGCCACGGGCGGGTCGCCGACCCCGGCCGCCGATCTGTTCTCGCTGGGCTGCACGCTCTACCACGGCGTCGAGGGCCGGGGCCCCTTCGAGCGCGAGTCGCATCTCGCGGAGGTCACCGCGGTCGTCATGGAGGAGCCGCGTCCGACCGTGCGGGCCGGCGCGCTGGGCCCCGTACTGCAGGCGCTGCTGGTGAAGGATCCGGGGCGGCGGCCGTCCGCGACGGAGGCGGAGGCGGCGCTGTCGCGGATCGTCACGTCGCAGGCCGAGGCGTACGCCCGTACGCAGACCGACCTCGGTTCGCAGCCGCCCTGGGCCACGATGTCACCCGGGACGCCCCCTTCCCCTCCTCCGCCCGGCCCCGGGCCGGACGGCTTCGGGCCCGTCGTCGTGTCGTCGGCGCCCGCCCACCGCCGCAGCGAGCTGCCGCGGGTCCTGCGGGCCGTCATCGCCGCCTGTCTCGGCCTGGTGCTGGCGCTGGGCGGCGTCTGGTACGCCACGGCGCACCAGAAGAGCGGCGGCGACGGGACCGAGTCGTCGCCGTACGGCACGGCCGTCGGGCTCGCCCGGCCGCTCAAGGACGGGGAGTGCGTGCTCGCGGACTGGCCGGGCTCGGCGCGTTTCCAGGGCACGCCCCGGCTCGCGCCGGATCCGACCTGTACGGACAGGGCTCCCGACGGGCAGGTGATGGCGTTCGTGGCGGCGGCGTCGGTGGATGAGGCACGCAGGCTGGGGCCGGCCCGGTGCGAGCAGCGGACGCAGGAGATCCGGGAACGGCTGGCCGATGTCCGCAGCGTCGCCGTCGTGCCGACACAGGCCGGTTTCGACACCGCGGGACGGCGCACCGCCTGTCTGGTCCTTGGCGCGCACGGGCCGGTGTACGGGCCGCTCGGCGACCGGCGGAAGGTCGGCACGGCCTTCGCCGACACGGCGAACATGCAGCGGCGCGACTGTCTCCGGATCCCTTCCAACCGGGACGCCCGCCTGGCGTCCTGCGCCGGCCCGCACGACGAGCAGGTGCTCGGTTTCACCCGGCTGGGCAAGGGCGTCACGCTCGCCCGAGCCCGTACCGAGTCGGACGCGTCGTGCGCGAAGGACGTGCCGCCGAGCGACTACGGCTTCGACCCGTCGGTCTACACGGCGGGCTCCTGGACCAGCGCGGGATCGTGGAAGTCGGGCACGCATTTCGTCGTCTGCACCGTCCGGAAGCAGAACGGGGGCACCATGGAGGGGGACGAATCCTGA
- a CDS encoding sensor histidine kinase, producing the protein MSGFLAGLCVAVLPLLAAGFWLGRRTARPESLGGLGTPVEHATFETLHTASLAAPPLRAGLTGETARKSARRLRTLLGTDALCLTDRKEVLVWDGVGDHHRTEIMERLAGPLETGRGEAFRLTCDTPDCPVRWAVVAPLTVDDRVHGALVACARRESAVLVRAAGEVARWVSVQLELADLDQSRTRLIEAEIKALRAQISPHFIFNSLAVIASFVRTDPERARELLLEFADFTRYSFRRHGDFTTLADELHAIDHYLALVRARFGDRLSVTLQIAPEVLPVALPFLCLQPLVENAVKHGLEGKSAPAGKSHISITAQDAGAEALVVIEDDGAGMDPGLLRRILAGEISPSGGIGLSNVDDRLRQVYGDDYGLVIETAVGAGMKITARLPKYQPGVHSAGRLTGE; encoded by the coding sequence ATGAGCGGATTCCTCGCCGGTCTGTGCGTGGCCGTCCTGCCACTGCTGGCCGCCGGGTTCTGGCTCGGCAGGCGCACGGCCCGCCCCGAGAGCCTCGGGGGCCTCGGCACCCCCGTCGAGCACGCCACCTTCGAGACCCTGCACACCGCCTCCCTCGCCGCGCCGCCGCTGCGGGCGGGCCTGACGGGGGAGACCGCCCGCAAGTCCGCCCGCAGACTGCGCACCCTCCTCGGCACCGACGCGCTGTGCCTGACGGACCGGAAGGAGGTCCTGGTCTGGGACGGCGTGGGCGACCACCACCGCACCGAGATCATGGAACGCCTCGCCGGGCCGCTGGAGACCGGCCGCGGCGAGGCCTTCCGGCTCACCTGCGACACCCCGGACTGCCCGGTGCGCTGGGCGGTCGTCGCCCCGCTCACCGTCGACGACCGCGTGCACGGCGCACTCGTCGCCTGCGCCCGGCGCGAGTCCGCCGTCCTCGTCCGCGCCGCCGGGGAGGTCGCCCGCTGGGTGAGCGTCCAACTCGAACTGGCCGACCTCGACCAGTCCCGCACCCGCCTGATCGAGGCCGAGATCAAGGCGCTTCGGGCCCAGATATCCCCGCACTTCATCTTCAACTCGCTCGCCGTGATCGCCTCGTTCGTGCGTACCGACCCCGAGCGGGCCCGCGAACTCCTTCTGGAATTCGCCGACTTCACCCGCTACTCGTTCCGCAGGCACGGCGACTTCACCACCCTCGCGGACGAACTCCACGCCATCGACCACTACTTGGCGCTCGTGCGGGCACGCTTCGGTGACCGCCTCTCCGTCACCCTGCAGATCGCCCCCGAGGTGCTGCCGGTCGCCCTGCCCTTCCTGTGCCTGCAGCCGCTCGTCGAGAACGCCGTCAAACACGGCCTGGAGGGCAAGTCGGCGCCCGCCGGCAAGAGCCACATCAGCATCACCGCACAGGACGCCGGGGCCGAGGCCCTGGTCGTCATCGAGGACGACGGCGCCGGAATGGATCCCGGCCTGCTGCGCCGCATCCTCGCCGGCGAGATCAGCCCCTCGGGCGGCATCGGGCTGTCCAACGTCGACGACCGGCTGCGCCAGGTCTACGGCGACGACTACGGGCTCGTCATCGAGACCGCCGTCGGCGCGGGCATGAAGATCACCGCCCGGCTGCCGAAGTACCAGCCGGGCGTGCACTCGGCCGGGCGGCTGACCGGGGAGTGA
- the rocD gene encoding ornithine--oxo-acid transaminase: MTAPVTTRTSADLIRAEEPVLAHNYHPLPVVVARAEGTWVEDVEGRRYLDMLAGYSALNFGHRHPALIEAAHHQLDRLTLTSRAFHNDKLAEFAERLAELTGLDMVLPMNTGAEAVESAIKVARKWAYEVKGVPADRATIVVAAGNFHGRTTTIVSFSTDETARAGFGPFTPGFRIVPYNDLAALEAAVDETTAAVLIEPIQGEAGVVIPDDGYLAGVRELTRREGCLFIADEIQSGLGRTGRTLAVEHESVVPDVLLLGKALGGGIVPVSAVVARRDVLGVLRPGEHGSTFGGNPLAAAVGTAVVELLETGEYQRRATELGVVLRGGLSALAGKGVTGFRARGLWAGVDIDPSIGTGREIGERLLREGVLVKDTHGSTIRLAPPLTITGEELRSALGALERVLGS; encoded by the coding sequence ATGACCGCTCCCGTCACCACGCGTACGTCCGCCGACCTGATCCGCGCCGAGGAGCCGGTCCTGGCGCACAACTACCACCCGCTGCCCGTGGTGGTCGCCCGCGCCGAGGGCACCTGGGTCGAGGACGTCGAGGGCCGCCGCTACCTCGACATGCTGGCGGGCTACTCGGCCCTCAACTTCGGTCACCGCCACCCGGCCCTGATCGAGGCGGCCCACCACCAGCTCGACCGCCTGACCCTCACCTCGCGCGCCTTCCACAACGACAAGCTCGCCGAATTCGCCGAGCGGCTGGCCGAGCTGACCGGCCTGGACATGGTGCTGCCCATGAACACGGGCGCCGAGGCGGTGGAGAGCGCCATCAAGGTGGCCCGCAAGTGGGCGTACGAGGTCAAGGGCGTCCCCGCCGACCGGGCGACGATCGTGGTCGCCGCGGGGAACTTCCACGGCCGAACGACGACGATCGTCAGCTTCTCTACGGACGAGACGGCACGGGCGGGCTTCGGCCCCTTCACCCCGGGCTTCCGGATCGTGCCGTACAACGACCTGGCGGCGCTGGAGGCGGCGGTCGACGAGACGACGGCCGCCGTGCTCATCGAGCCCATTCAGGGCGAGGCGGGTGTCGTCATCCCCGACGACGGCTATCTGGCCGGCGTGCGGGAGCTGACCCGCCGCGAGGGCTGCCTGTTCATCGCGGACGAGATCCAGTCCGGGCTCGGCCGTACGGGCCGCACCCTCGCCGTCGAGCACGAGTCGGTCGTCCCCGACGTGCTGCTGCTGGGCAAGGCGCTCGGCGGCGGCATCGTCCCGGTCTCCGCGGTGGTCGCCCGCCGGGACGTGCTCGGTGTGCTGCGCCCGGGCGAGCACGGCTCGACGTTCGGCGGCAACCCCCTGGCGGCCGCGGTCGGCACGGCCGTCGTGGAACTGCTGGAGACGGGCGAGTACCAGCGCCGGGCGACCGAGCTGGGCGTGGTCCTGCGCGGCGGCCTGTCCGCCCTGGCCGGCAAGGGCGTCACCGGCTTCCGCGCGCGTGGCCTGTGGGCAGGCGTCGACATCGACCCGTCCATCGGCACCGGGCGCGAGATCGGCGAGCGGCTCCTTCGGGAGGGGGTCCTCGTCAAGGACACCCACGGCTCCACGATCCGGCTGGCGCCACCGCTGACGATCACCGGGGAGGAGCTCCGGTCGGCGCTGGGAGCACTGGAGCGGGTTCTGGGTTCGTGA
- a CDS encoding Lrp/AsnC family transcriptional regulator, translated as MNSRPAPFDQTDRKIINALMVNARTSFAEIGAAVGLSSTAVKRRVDRLRETGVITGFTATVEPSALGWRTEAYVEVYCEGAAPPRRLAEVVRNHPEITAAMTVTGGADALLHVRARDVDHFEEVLERIRVEPFIRKTISVMVLSHLLPESPEAGATQPAPE; from the coding sequence ATGAACAGCAGGCCCGCGCCGTTCGACCAGACCGACCGGAAGATCATCAACGCGCTCATGGTCAACGCCAGGACGAGCTTCGCCGAGATCGGTGCCGCCGTCGGGCTGTCCTCCACGGCCGTCAAACGGCGCGTGGACCGGCTGCGCGAGACGGGCGTGATCACCGGGTTCACGGCCACGGTGGAGCCGTCGGCGCTCGGCTGGCGCACGGAGGCGTACGTCGAGGTGTACTGCGAGGGCGCGGCCCCGCCTCGACGGCTCGCGGAGGTGGTCCGCAACCATCCGGAGATCACGGCGGCGATGACGGTGACCGGCGGCGCGGACGCGCTGCTGCACGTGCGGGCGCGGGACGTGGACCACTTCGAGGAGGTGCTGGAGCGGATCCGCGTCGAGCCCTTCATCCGGAAAACGATCAGCGTGATGGTGTTGTCCCATCTGCTCCCGGAAAGCCCGGAGGCGGGCGCCACCCAGCCTGCTCCCGAATAA
- the ddaH gene encoding dimethylargininase, which produces MSDSRVPRRRRFLVCEPRHFAVQYAINPWMQPDAQVDVDLAHQQWQALIGAYRAHGHSVDAVEPAPGLPDMVFAANSAVVVGGRVFGSLFHAPERRPESTFYDTWFKSAGFDVHRPESVCEGEGDLVWTGRYVLAGTGFRTTREAHREVQEFFGHPVISLTLVDPRFYHLDTALFVLDDDNVSYYPEAFSPGSREVLARLYPNAVLATAEDAMAFGLNSVSDGRHVFIAPQAEALTSALTDRGYVPVPVDLSEFRKAGGGIKCCTQEIRS; this is translated from the coding sequence GTGTCCGACTCCCGTGTGCCGCGTCGGCGGCGCTTCCTCGTCTGCGAACCCAGACATTTCGCCGTGCAGTACGCGATCAACCCCTGGATGCAACCCGACGCCCAGGTCGACGTGGATCTGGCCCATCAGCAGTGGCAGGCGCTGATCGGCGCCTACCGGGCCCACGGCCACAGCGTGGACGCCGTGGAGCCCGCCCCCGGCCTCCCGGACATGGTCTTCGCCGCGAACTCGGCGGTCGTCGTGGGCGGCCGCGTCTTCGGCTCGCTCTTCCACGCGCCCGAACGGCGCCCGGAGTCCACGTTCTACGACACGTGGTTCAAGAGCGCCGGCTTCGACGTCCACCGGCCCGAGTCCGTCTGCGAGGGTGAGGGCGACCTGGTCTGGACGGGCCGCTACGTCCTGGCCGGCACGGGCTTCCGTACGACCCGCGAGGCGCACCGCGAGGTGCAGGAGTTCTTCGGCCACCCGGTGATCAGCCTGACCCTGGTGGACCCGCGCTTCTACCACCTGGACACGGCGCTGTTCGTCCTCGACGACGACAACGTCTCCTACTACCCGGAGGCGTTCTCGCCGGGCAGCCGGGAGGTGCTCGCGCGGCTCTACCCGAACGCCGTGCTCGCCACCGCCGAGGACGCGATGGCCTTCGGCCTCAACTCCGTCTCCGACGGCCGCCACGTCTTCATCGCGCCCCAGGCCGAGGCGCTCACCTCCGCCCTCACCGACCGCGGCTACGTCCCCGTCCCCGTCGACCTGTCCGAGTTCCGCAAGGCGGGCGGGGGCATCAAGTGCTGCACTCAGGAGATCCGTTCATGA
- a CDS encoding LytR/AlgR family response regulator transcription factor produces the protein MLRALAVDDERPSLEELLYLLNADPRIAGAEGAGDATEALRRINRALESGPGGPEAIDVVFLDIHMPGLDGLDLARLLTGFAKPPLVVFVTAHEDFAVQAFDLKAVDYVLKPVRRERLAEAIRRAAELTGTTAPRIPVHEPDPDHIPVELGGVTRFVAVGDITHVEARGDYARLHTDRGSHLVRIPLSTLEERWRSRGFVRIHRRHLVALRHVGELRLDAGTVSVLVGGEELQVSRRHTRELRDLLMRRP, from the coding sequence ATGCTGCGCGCCCTCGCCGTCGACGACGAACGCCCCTCACTGGAGGAACTGCTCTATCTCCTGAACGCCGATCCCCGCATCGCCGGCGCGGAGGGCGCCGGCGACGCCACCGAGGCGCTGCGCCGCATCAACCGGGCGCTGGAGTCCGGTCCGGGCGGGCCGGAGGCGATCGACGTCGTCTTCCTCGACATCCACATGCCCGGCCTCGACGGCCTCGACCTCGCCCGGCTGCTGACCGGGTTCGCGAAGCCGCCGCTGGTCGTGTTCGTCACCGCCCACGAGGACTTCGCCGTGCAGGCCTTCGACCTCAAGGCCGTCGACTACGTGCTCAAGCCGGTCCGCAGGGAACGCCTCGCGGAGGCGATCCGCCGAGCCGCCGAACTCACCGGCACCACCGCCCCGCGCATCCCCGTGCACGAACCCGACCCCGACCACATACCCGTCGAACTCGGCGGTGTGACCCGCTTCGTCGCCGTCGGCGACATCACGCACGTCGAGGCCAGGGGCGACTACGCCCGCCTGCACACCGACCGGGGCAGCCACCTCGTACGGATCCCGCTGTCCACCCTGGAGGAGCGCTGGCGCTCCCGCGGCTTCGTCCGCATCCACCGCCGCCACCTCGTCGCCCTGCGTCACGTCGGCGAACTCCGCCTGGACGCGGGCACGGTGAGCGTCCTGGTCGGCGGCGAGGAACTCCAGGTCAGCCGCCGCCACACGCGCGAACTGCGGGACCTGCTGATGAGGAGGCCCTGA
- a CDS encoding sodium/solute symporter: MNSSYAVPAVALVVVATVLVGAFGLRISRTTSDFYVASRTVGPRLNAAAISGEYLSAASFLGIAGLVLVQGPDMLWYPVGYTAGYLVLLLFVAAPLRRSGAYTLPDFAEARLASYAVRRLAGAFVVGVGWLYLLPQLQGAGLTLTVLTGAPQSLGGLIVAFVVVATVAAGGMRSITFVQAFQYWLKLTALLVPALFLVLAWQGDGAPRHAFEEPATFREQRVVRVDDGLDLTLDRPLTVTASGTIDGRSHDERRIRLPAGTHRIEAGTRLTFAEGAPVPRADRGTNGGMSTSLETGREERPLYATYGLILATFLGTMGLPHVVVRFYTSPHGVAARRTTVAVLGLIGAFYLLPPLYGALGRLYTPELTLTGDADAAVLLLPDRMIGGLGGDLLGALVAGGAFAAFLSTASGLTLAVAGVLTQDVLPTRGVRHFRLGTVLSMAVPLAASAIVGGLPVADAVGLAFAVSASSFCPLLVLGIWWRRLTPPGAAAGMLIGGGSAFVAVAVTMAGLPGTGTLHALLAWPALWSVPLGFLTMVLVSLATPGRVPSGTEAILARFHLPEALRAEAKA, encoded by the coding sequence ATGAATTCCAGCTACGCCGTCCCCGCCGTCGCCCTCGTCGTCGTGGCCACGGTCCTCGTCGGCGCGTTCGGCCTGCGCATCTCCCGCACCACCTCCGACTTCTACGTGGCCTCCCGCACCGTCGGGCCCCGCCTCAACGCGGCCGCCATCAGCGGCGAATACCTCTCCGCCGCCTCCTTCCTGGGCATCGCCGGCCTGGTCCTGGTCCAGGGCCCCGACATGCTCTGGTACCCCGTCGGCTACACGGCCGGCTATCTGGTCCTCCTCCTGTTCGTCGCCGCCCCGCTGCGCCGCTCCGGCGCCTACACACTGCCCGACTTCGCCGAGGCCCGCCTCGCCTCCTACGCGGTACGACGGCTGGCCGGGGCGTTCGTCGTCGGTGTCGGCTGGCTGTATCTGCTGCCCCAACTCCAGGGCGCCGGGCTGACGTTGACGGTGCTGACCGGTGCGCCGCAGTCGCTCGGCGGGCTGATCGTGGCCTTCGTCGTGGTCGCGACCGTCGCCGCGGGCGGCATGCGCAGCATCACCTTCGTGCAGGCATTCCAGTACTGGCTCAAGCTGACCGCGCTGCTCGTCCCCGCGCTCTTCCTGGTCCTCGCCTGGCAGGGCGACGGGGCACCAAGGCATGCCTTCGAGGAGCCGGCGACCTTCCGCGAGCAGCGCGTCGTACGCGTCGACGACGGCCTCGACCTCACCCTCGACCGCCCGCTCACCGTGACGGCGAGCGGCACGATCGACGGCCGTTCGCACGACGAGCGGCGGATCCGCCTCCCCGCCGGCACCCACCGCATCGAGGCCGGCACCCGGCTGACCTTCGCCGAGGGCGCCCCCGTCCCGAGGGCCGACCGGGGCACCAACGGCGGCATGTCGACCTCCCTGGAGACGGGCCGCGAGGAACGCCCGCTGTACGCCACCTACGGGCTGATCCTCGCCACCTTCCTCGGCACCATGGGCCTGCCGCACGTCGTCGTCCGCTTCTACACCAGCCCGCACGGCGTCGCCGCCCGCCGCACCACGGTCGCCGTGCTCGGCCTGATCGGCGCCTTCTACCTCCTGCCGCCCCTCTACGGCGCCCTCGGCCGGCTCTACACCCCCGAACTCACCCTCACCGGCGACGCGGACGCCGCCGTCCTGCTGCTGCCCGACCGCATGATCGGCGGCCTCGGCGGCGACCTGCTCGGCGCGCTGGTCGCGGGCGGCGCCTTCGCCGCGTTCCTGTCCACGGCGTCCGGACTGACCCTGGCCGTGGCCGGAGTGCTCACCCAGGACGTCCTCCCGACGCGCGGTGTACGGCACTTCAGGCTCGGGACGGTGCTCTCGATGGCCGTTCCGCTCGCCGCCAGTGCCATCGTGGGCGGGCTGCCGGTCGCCGACGCGGTGGGGCTGGCCTTCGCCGTGTCCGCGTCGTCCTTCTGCCCGCTGCTGGTTCTCGGCATCTGGTGGCGCCGGCTGACCCCGCCGGGCGCGGCCGCCGGGATGCTGATCGGCGGCGGCTCCGCGTTCGTGGCCGTGGCCGTGACCATGGCGGGCCTCCCGGGGACCGGCACGCTGCACGCGCTGCTCGCCTGGCCCGCTCTCTGGTCGGTGCCGCTGGGCTTCCTCACCATGGTGCTGGTGTCCCTGGCCACCCCCGGGCGGGTGCCGAGCGGGACGGAGGCGATTCTGGCGCGCTTCCATCTGCCGGAGGCGCTGCGGGCGGAGGCGAAGGCATGA
- a CDS encoding DUF6777 domain-containing protein: MTLRAFMQGAGKSAIGKIAVLLVFVLALSGCDRSAPLLMVKAVAAGVPSLAPFFDESGGLGHDAVVRSQAVQEAVHGSLQQGDTPGLYGGTRKPTICDVKQLKAFLTDPVNRQKAQAWATALDITTAGIPEYLDRLTPVLLRHDTLVQNHDYKKGKAVPYNSLLQAGIAVLVDEQGLPAVKCSCGNPLRPFTDDTNRISVKFEDGNSKWRGYRPSSVVAVRPAPRSMERLALVDVDDPGRGIDRPVGTTGGHDQTFDTRKQRAVPDLAGTTFGDASRRLADKGLAVGYDEKERPPDDARVTASDPPTGTELGFGEYVTLSVAGGTPGGTSGGRSGGTSEGSTTPPAPPSTSGPPSTARPASPSSPSPPSSPSSPSSPSSPSSPSAPSSSGAGPSSSPPTSSAPPSSKAPPSSEPPGSPPTTARSSPAGDPVTSSAPPPSAPVTTSARPPETVSAPATSSPATSEPPASSAPATGEPALSGPASIVIT; encoded by the coding sequence ATGACACTTCGCGCATTTATGCAAGGAGCCGGGAAATCGGCGATCGGTAAGATCGCCGTCCTGCTCGTTTTCGTTCTGGCGCTCAGCGGCTGTGACCGAAGTGCGCCACTGCTCATGGTGAAGGCGGTGGCCGCGGGGGTGCCTTCTCTCGCGCCTTTCTTCGACGAGAGCGGCGGTCTGGGCCATGACGCGGTGGTCAGGTCGCAGGCCGTGCAGGAGGCCGTGCACGGGAGTCTGCAGCAAGGGGACACACCAGGCCTGTACGGGGGCACGAGGAAGCCGACCATCTGCGACGTCAAGCAGCTCAAGGCCTTCCTCACGGACCCCGTGAACCGGCAGAAGGCGCAGGCCTGGGCGACCGCACTGGACATCACCACGGCCGGGATCCCGGAATATCTGGACCGGCTCACTCCTGTTCTCCTGCGTCACGACACTCTCGTACAGAACCACGACTACAAAAAGGGAAAGGCCGTCCCCTACAACTCCTTGCTCCAGGCGGGAATCGCCGTTCTCGTCGATGAACAGGGACTTCCGGCTGTGAAGTGCTCGTGCGGAAATCCACTCCGCCCCTTCACGGACGACACGAACAGGATTTCGGTCAAGTTCGAGGACGGCAACAGCAAATGGCGGGGATACCGGCCCTCCTCCGTGGTGGCCGTGCGGCCCGCGCCACGGAGTATGGAGCGGCTCGCCCTGGTCGATGTCGACGATCCCGGCCGGGGCATCGACCGGCCGGTCGGCACGACGGGCGGACACGACCAGACCTTCGACACACGCAAGCAGCGTGCGGTGCCCGACCTCGCCGGGACCACGTTCGGGGACGCGAGCCGACGGCTGGCCGACAAGGGGCTGGCGGTCGGGTACGACGAGAAGGAGCGGCCGCCCGACGACGCACGGGTGACGGCATCGGACCCGCCGACGGGGACCGAGCTCGGGTTCGGGGAGTACGTGACGCTGAGCGTGGCCGGCGGGACGCCGGGAGGCACGTCCGGGGGGAGGTCCGGGGGAACGTCCGAGGGGTCGACCACTCCCCCGGCGCCGCCTTCGACCTCCGGGCCGCCGTCCACCGCACGGCCGGCCTCCCCGTCCTCCCCGTCGCCACCGTCCTCGCCATCCTCTCCGTCGTCACCGTCGTCACCGTCGTCACCGTCCGCCCCGTCGAGCAGCGGGGCGGGGCCCTCGTCCTCCCCGCCGACGTCGAGCGCACCGCCCAGCTCCAAGGCGCCCCCGTCGAGTGAGCCGCCCGGTTCGCCGCCGACGACGGCCAGGTCGTCCCCGGCCGGCGATCCGGTCACCAGCAGCGCACCGCCACCCAGCGCTCCGGTCACCACGAGCGCCCGGCCGCCCGAGACCGTGAGCGCCCCGGCCACGAGCTCTCCGGCCACCAGCGAGCCGCCGGCGAGCAGCGCCCCCGCCACGGGTGAGCCCGCGCTTTCGGGGCCCGCCTCGATCGTCATCACGTAG